In Paenibacillus durus, the DNA window TTCATCAGGGCGCGCCATCCGCGCCTTTTTTCTTCTTGGCTTTAATATTGGCAGCCATTTGCATCAGAGCCGCAAATTCTTCTTCACTCACGGCTCCCGATTGTCCGTCATCCAACGCAATCTGGATTTCGGGCTTGCCGGAAGTCCCGCCTCTTTTGGCATAGGAACGCGAACGCGTCCCCGGCGCGCCGGAGGCTCCTTTTCCTTTTACCTTGGATTGATCCCGTATGTAGCGAACCGCTTTCTCATAGCTGTTGACCTGCTTAACCAGCATATTGGAAGCAATGGCCTCCACGAAATTGCGGTTGATCCGCTGTTCTCCTCCCGAGGCAACCATCGCCATCAGGTAGTGGATCAGCACATTGATAACTTCGCCCGGAAGCTTGTAATTCAAATCGATCTTCTCGAAAATATCCATTAGCTGCCCCGGCACCGCGCCCGGAAAAAAAGTCTGAAGCAGCCGGGTATACGGTTCGTTGCGCAGCATCATATTATATTGGTGAATATCGCATTTGGACAGGAACTGCGGAGGAACCTCCACATAATATTCCATTTCAACAGGCTGCTCATCGGGTATGATCGCTCCATCTCCCTGTTCCGCAGCTCTAATAGCCACGACCTTGGCGGCCGATGCTTCCCGCTGCTCCTGCCGCTTCATATTTTGCCGGAAATGCTGGTTGGCCCGGTGTTGAAGCTCATCCAGGATGAGCTCGCCGTCCGGAGAAAAAATACCGTCCTCATCAAGCAGCCGGCACATATCCTGCGCGCCGAGCTTGTATTTATGGGCCACATAATTGATAACACCCATCTGATCAAAATCAAAACGCAGCTTCTCGACATGCGCCCGGTTGACCGATTCCCGCGGAAAGCGCAAAATAAGGTCGCTGTAACCAATCGTAAGCTTTCCCTCGGCGCTCTTCACAGGCTGGCGGACAGCGGCCACTTCGGTCAACGCCTGCTCCAGCTCATAATCGATGACATGCGTATTCAGCTCAAAAATATCATAGAACGGCCGTGATATATTTTCCTT includes these proteins:
- a CDS encoding replication initiation and membrane attachment family protein, with the translated sequence MHISHLHHFTEHHRYCVSREFGLSPVDERMLNSIYQPMVGAFAISLYRLLFSHVPAENIGFSAAEPQRRLFLTLGIEPNEKGRRSLIEQASRLEAVGLLQTSRIFIPETDDYMYEYEMLPPLSPSDFFATQHLTLLLRDKVGKFAVLSLREQFWSREPEEWSRSAAGKENISRPFYDIFELNTHVIDYELEQALTEVAAVRQPVKSAEGKLTIGYSDLILRFPRESVNRAHVEKLRFDFDQMGVINYVAHKYKLGAQDMCRLLDEDGIFSPDGELILDELQHRANQHFRQNMKRQEQREASAAKVVAIRAAEQGDGAIIPDEQPVEMEYYVEVPPQFLSKCDIHQYNMMLRNEPYTRLLQTFFPGAVPGQLMDIFEKIDLNYKLPGEVINVLIHYLMAMVASGGEQRINRNFVEAIASNMLVKQVNSYEKAVRYIRDQSKVKGKGASGAPGTRSRSYAKRGGTSGKPEIQIALDDGQSGAVSEEEFAALMQMAANIKAKKKKGADGAP